The genomic region TTTCTGCCGGGCTACACCACTAAAAAGCGCGGCTGGGGCCTGGGCCTGGCCCTGGCCAAACGCATCATCGAGAACTACCACCAGGGCCGCCTCTTCGTGAAATGGAGCGAAGTCGGGCGCGGCACTACGTTCCGGGTGGTGCTGAAAGGATGATTTATTGCGCCGTTGGTGTAAGCTGGAAAAGTAGCTAGCGTGCGGCCGGAGAGCCTGTAGTAGCGGTAGGCTGCGGGGTCAGTGGGTCTTTGCCGGCCTTGCCGCGGTTGGTTAGCTCCACGTAGCTGTTGCCCTGCACGGGCTTACCATTGTGCGTGCCCTCTACCCGGCACATGCCTTCCCAATAGCGCATCTTGATGCCCGCAAACAACTTGAGCGTTAGCTCCTGATCGGGGACGAGGGGCGTGATGGTGAGGTCGTATTGCTGGCTGGGGATGCGCAGGCGCCATTTGCTGGGGTAGCGCAGCTTGGAGTGCGGGCTGGTCCAGTATTCGAGCACCTCCAGCTGGAAGTCCTTGGCTTCCAGGTCTACGGCCTGGCCCGGCTGGGGGCCGTTGTAGGTGCCGCCGTTTACTACTTTGCTGGAGTTGCGGTCGAACAACTGGTAGGTCATGATTTCGTGGCGCGTCACGTTGCCCGGCGCGGATGCCGTACCAGCCACGGCGGCGGCGGGCTCATCGAGCTGCAGCGAAAACCAGTCCCAGCCGATGCCTTTGTTGGTGACGGAGTTGCAGTTCCACTGCCGGTCGTACCACAGGTCGCCGGTTACTTCGTGCACTTTGCCGTCTACCTCAATGGTGCCGGTGGTGGCCAGGCGCGGGTAACTGTAGTAGCCGGCCTTGGCCACGTCGCCGTAGTTTTCGTAGCCGGTGCCGCTGTGCAGCAGCACGGGCTTCTGCGGCTTGGTGCTCAGGTTGATGGCGTAGCCTTTGTGGCTGGCCATACGGCCCTGCAGCTGGTACTCGCCAGTGACGCCGGCCAGGGTCCAGCGCTGGTCGTCCTTTTGCATCTGCAGGCTGACGGGCAGCGCCGAATCGAGTAGCTTGGGCAGGCGTTCCACTTTGTAGTCGTAGCGGAACTGCTTGGTTTGCGGGTCGGTAACGGCGAAGTTCACCATCTGCCAGTCTTTCTTGCCGGTGATGTTGAAGTGGAAGAACACATATTCCACGCCGAACTGCTCGCCGGTTTTCACGTCGCGCAGGTGGCCCGTGAAGTACCACCACTCCAGCGAATTCTGCTTGTGCACGGCTTCCTCCTGCGGCAGTTGGGCCCGCTCCGTGAATACGTCGTACTTATTGGTGGGCTTCAGGGCGCAGCCCGAGGTGGCAAAAACCAGAAATAAGGCGGCAAGCAACAGATTCTTCATACCCCGGAATAAGGATTTTGGGGGCAGAAAGGTTTAGGCGGCTACTGCCGAAAAGGCGCGCGCACCCGATTCCAGAGGCTACGTGGGTGCCAGGGTTT from Hymenobacter canadensis harbors:
- a CDS encoding lipocalin-like domain-containing protein gives rise to the protein MKNLLLAALFLVFATSGCALKPTNKYDVFTERAQLPQEEAVHKQNSLEWWYFTGHLRDVKTGEQFGVEYVFFHFNITGKKDWQMVNFAVTDPQTKQFRYDYKVERLPKLLDSALPVSLQMQKDDQRWTLAGVTGEYQLQGRMASHKGYAINLSTKPQKPVLLHSGTGYENYGDVAKAGYYSYPRLATTGTIEVDGKVHEVTGDLWYDRQWNCNSVTNKGIGWDWFSLQLDEPAAAVAGTASAPGNVTRHEIMTYQLFDRNSSKVVNGGTYNGPQPGQAVDLEAKDFQLEVLEYWTSPHSKLRYPSKWRLRIPSQQYDLTITPLVPDQELTLKLFAGIKMRYWEGMCRVEGTHNGKPVQGNSYVELTNRGKAGKDPLTPQPTATTGSPAAR